From Hylaeus volcanicus isolate JK05 chromosome 2, UHH_iyHylVolc1.0_haploid, whole genome shotgun sequence, the proteins below share one genomic window:
- the LOC128884908 gene encoding endoribonuclease Dcr-1 isoform X4: protein MAFPLNDQVYTNSFTPREYQVGLFYTAREKNIIVCLGKSYEQTFIVIKLIQEFAINNRRLLSKGGKRSLYILTDVEKYKVKASYIEQLTDLKVLLCDTCLPTEFVDKFETSHVLATTSKTCAQLLVGKKMLPHQINLVIVDECHKSVDDSNLRFVLKSFLSCNNVPRIIGLAVPLFNLMQEPGRLGLEIEKIEAIFQCEVETASDILSILRYSPKPKEYVVEYSENKKGELYSTIENYTLHAIEFLRDHRHDPIEIYTDEFYEDIQKIPDPTKKPFEMMQDFLYILQTLGPWCADRAALALLILTEKLKIKTPYERHYLLLNMVASVFTKIRALCDNTFEALPEKERIYKYTTPRVHRLLQVLKTYTPYYTKNVDIPRKKMNRENNVKNLSVNNKENSLRHNFVQTRRTEYNQRGNEENYRRLPKSQSHMREAADPDLLCGVIFVDKAFVAKVLFYLLNEISTYDEELHFLSPLYAIENDTDDGYSRALEMEHRKQEEVLKRFRIHECNLLISTSILEEGIDIPKCNFVMRYDFPKTYQSYVQCKSRARAMDALHVLLVPQTQSKEYVWQLAQYHYIEKTLLVKCSNNEPTEEEENEADMYAAMIPHYKPLDGDDAPSVTFNSAISLVNRYCAKLPSDTFTRLTPEWSTERVNVDNMPMYICSLRLPINSPVKYIVSSYPMPNRAMARRMAALQLCIDLHRKNEIDDNLLPIGKENFKAKPEDAEVPALPDESKLDFSEALPGTTKRRQYYYKKTAEALTDCRPKVGVPSYLYHINMVLSCPLPEEQNTRGRRIYLPEESAIGFGIITLKKIPKLCPFPIYTRSGEVRVKLKFSKKTVVLNEVQIEKIATFLNYTFTNVLRLQQYLMLFDPNASENSYMIVPVKLDEQSDVTVDWDFLEYIYKSRNSVPTRISEEVRRNFNFDASKYHDAVIMPWYRNQDQPQYFYVAEICTNINPKSSFPGDGYGTFEEYYLKKYGIQIQNVDQPLLDVDHTSARLNFLTPRYVNRKGVALPTSSEETKRAKRENLEEKQILVAELCAIHPFPASLWRQAVCLPCILYRINALLLANQIRCQVAQMINLGKGNLDSDFEWPTLDFGWSLADVLKKSKENEKSKSAKYEITQISPLNNAIDNKCQNIVENTTCNLDKSSTENLSEQKCDIQLENAVETESQVSNNENELEIGIWSNDMATNSMEFATDDLDVTVLPNDFNWNGVRYGSPACESDIDGYESDDIYSDGFADTSDESEDENRGLRISYMEENVAEAVEDEKQMSKQEINKKILDLLETEKNADDMLWSYTAMDEEFLIAKHKKFHYEFAKIRKCEIMENGSFISHNTEIAIKRKNLCNSQSEDSKLNYNHKAYIETIVNKLSKEILNANRSSQLIKKNSDKLRPTYQLDSNLFSFDFQPELKNHAGPSPSLILQALTMSNANDGINLERLETIGDSFLKYAITTYLYCTYDNIHEGKLSHLRSKQVSNINLYRLGRQKMLGESMIATKFEPHDNWLPPCYYVPKELEQALIESGIPSALWNQADLPTLQAVNPTEITQLVKETEQKLGIMKSELDLSQIVWRH, encoded by the exons ATGGCATTTCCACTAAACGATCAGGTTTATACAAACTCCTTTACACCTAGAGAGTACCAA GTAGGATTATTTTATACCGCTAGAGAGAAAAACATCATTGTGTGTCTAGGAAAAAGTTACGAACAAACGTTTATTGTTATAAAGTTAATCCAAGAATTTGCTATCAATAATAGGAG attatTAAGCAAAGGAGGCAAGCgatcattatatatattgacAGATGTAGAAAAGTATAAAGTAAAAGCAAGTTATATAGAACAATTAACGGATTTAAAAGTTCTATTATGTGATACCTGTTTACCAACAGAATTTGTagacaaatttgaaacttcTCAC gtaTTAGCTACAACTTCTAAAACATGTGCACAATTGTTAGTAGGAAAAAAGATGTTACCACATCAAATAAATCTAGTCATAGTTGACGAGTGCCATAAATCTGTAGATGATAGCAATCTAAGATTTGTTTTGAAATCCTTTTTATCTTGTAACAATGTTCCTAGAATTATTGGGTTGGCTGTTCCATTGTTTAACTTAATGCAAGAACCTGGAAGGTTAGGactagaaatagaaaaaatagaagCTATATTTCAATGTGAAGTTGAAACAGCTAGTGATATATTATCTATACTGCG ctaTAGCCCTAAACCTAAAGAATATGTAGTGgaatattctgaaaataaaaaaggagaATTGTATAGtactattgaaaattatacgtTACACGCTATTGAATTTTTACGTGATCATCGTCATGACCCAATCGAAATTTATACCGATGAGTTTTATGAAGACATACAGAAAATACCAGACCCCACAAAAAAACCCTTTGAGATGATGCaagattttttatatatactacAAACTCTCGGACCATGGTGTGCAGATCGTGCTGCACTTGCTCTTCTAATTTTaactgaaaaattgaaaataaaaacacctTATGAAAGACATTATCTATTATTGAACATGGTTGCATCTGTTTTTACGAAGATACGAGCTTTGTGCGATAATACATTTGAAGCTTTACCTGAAAAAGAgagaatatacaaatatactaCGCCAAGGGTTCACAGACTATTACAGGTTTTAAAAACGTATACACCATATTATACTAAAAATGTTGACATTCCtcgtaaaaaaatgaatcgtgaaaataatgttaaaaatttatctgtaaataataaagaaaattctttgaGACATAATTTTGTGCAAACTAGAAGAACAGAGTATAATCAGAGAGgtaatgaagaaaattatagGAGATTACCCAAATCTCAATCTCACATGCGCGAAGCTGCAGACCCTGATCTACTCTGTGGAGTGATCTTTGTGGATAAAGCATTTGTTGcaaaagttttgttttatttattaaatgaaatatctacATATGACGAAGAGTTACATTTCTTGTCACCTCTGTATGCGATTGAAAACGATACAGATGATGGTTATTCTAGAGCTTTAGAAATGGAGCATAGAAAACAAGAAGAAGTTTTGAAGAGATTTAGGATACACGaatgcaatttattaatttcaacttCAATTTTGGAAGAAG gCATTGATATtccaaaatgcaattttgtaATGAGGTATGATTTTCCAAAAACGTATCAATCTTATGTTCAGTGTAAGAGTCGAGCAAGAGCTATGGATGCGTTACATGTACTATTAGTGCCACAGACACAATCAAAGGAATATGTGTGGCAATTAGCACAGTATCATTACATAGAAAAG ACTTTATTAGTAAAGTGTTCTAATAACGAACCAactgaagaagaagaaaacgaggcAGATATGTACGCTGCTATGATACCACATTACAAACCACTTGACGGAGATGATGCACCTTCTGTAACTTTCAATTCTGCTATATCATTGGTAAACAG ATATTGTGCAAAATTACCTAGTGATACTTTTACAAGATTAACACCAGAGTGGTCTACCGAAAGGGTGAACGTAGACAACATGCCTATGTATATATGTTCTTTACGACTCCCTATAAATTCTCCGGTAAAATACATTGTATCg tCGTATCCTATGCCTAATAGAGCTATGGCAAGGCGTATGGCTGCTTTGCAGTTATGTATCGATTTACatcgaaaaaatgaaatagatgATAATTTGTTACCTATCGgaaaagaaaacttcaaagctAAACCAGAAGATGCTGAAGTACCTGCTCTACCAGATGAAAGTAAACTGGATTTCTCTGAAGCTCTGCCTGGAACAACTAAACGTagacaatattattataaaaag ACAGCTGAAGCATTAACGGATTGCAGACCAAAAGTTGGAGTTCCCTCTTACCTGTACCACATTAATATGGTCTTAAGCTGTCCTTTACCTGAGGAACAAAATACCAGAGGTCGGCGTATCTACCTTCCCGAAGAATCGGCTATTGGTTTCGGTAtaataacattgaaaaaaattcctaag TTGTGTCCTTTTCCTATTTACACCAGATCTGGAGAGGTtcgtgtaaaattaaaattcagtaaaaaaaCTGTAGTTTTAAACGAAGTGCAAATAGAGAAAATTGCCACTTTTCTCAATTATACGTTTACAAACGTATTAAGGTTACAACAGTATCTAATGCTTTTTGATCCTAATGCttcagaaaattcatacatgaTCGTACCAGTAAAATTAG atgAGCAATCTGATGTTACTGTAGATTGGGATTTCTTAGAGTATATCTACAAAAGTCGAAATTCAGTGCCAACTAGGATTTCTGAAGAGGTCAGGCGGAACTTTAATTTTGATGCATCAAAATATCATGATGCAGTAATTATGCCTTGGTACAGAAATCAGGATCAACCTCAg TATTTCTATGTTgctgaaatttgtacaaatataaatccCAAGTCCTCTTTCCCTGGTGATGGTTATGGTACATTTGAAGAATATTATCTTAAAAAGTATGgtatacaaatacaaaatgtagATCAACCTTTGCTCGATGTGGACCATACATCAGCTAgattaaatttcttaacaCCTAG ATATGTTAATCGAAAAGGCGTTGCTTTGCCTACAAGTAGTGAAGAAACAAAACGTGCAAAACGAGAAAATTTAGAGGAGAAGCAAATACTTGTTGCTGAATTATGTGCAATTCATCCTTTCCCAGCTTCCTTATGGAGACAAGCAGTTTGTTTACCTTGTATTTTGTATAGAATCAATGCCTTATTACTTGCTAATCAAATACGATGTCAAGTCGcacaaatgataaatttagGAAAAGGAAATTTAGATTCCG ATTTTGAATGGCCGACGTTAGACTTCGGATGGAGTTTAGcagacgttttaaaaaaatccaaagaaaatgaaaaatctaagTCTGCTAAATATGAAATAACCCAAATAAGTCCTTTAAATAATGCGATTGACAATAAATGTCAAAATATAGTTGAGAATACAACATGTAATTTGGATAAATCTAGCACTGAAAACTTAAGCGAACAAAAATGTGACATTCAGTTAGAGAATGCAGTAGAAACTGAATCACAAGTAtcaaacaatgaaaatgaattagaAATTGGTATTTGGTCAAACGATATGGCGACGAATTCTATGGAGTTTGCCACAGACGATTTAGATGTAACTGTTTTGCCAAACGATTTTAACTGGAATGGTGTCCGATACGGTTCGCCTGCGTGTGAGTCAGATATCGATGGATACGAATCGGATGATATTTACAGTGATGGATTTGCCGATACTTCGGATGAAAGTGAAGATGAAAATAGAGGGCTGCGAATTTCTTATATGGAAGAAAATGTTGCGGAAGCTGTTGAAGATGAAaagcaaatgtctaaacaagaaattaataaaaaaatcttggATCTATTAGAAACTGAAAAAAATGCAGATGACATGTTATGGTCGTATACAGCAATggatgaagaatttttaattgcaaaacataaaaaatttcattacgaaTTTGCTAAAATAAGGAAATGcgaaataatggaaaatggaTCTTTTATATCTCACAATACTGAGattgcaattaaaagaaagaatttgtGCAATTCACAATCTGAAGACAGTAAGCTGAATTATAATCATAAAGCTTATATAGAAACAATTGTTAACAAATTGAgtaaggaaatattaaatgctAATCGTAGCtcacaattaataaaaaagaattctgaCAAATTGAGACCGACATATCAGCTGGACAGCAATCTCTTTAGTTTTGATTTTCAAccagaattaaaaaatcatgcAGGACCAAGTCCCAGTTTAATTTTGCAAGCTTTAACTATGTCTAATGCAAACGATGGTATTAATTTAGAACGGTTAGAAACTATTggagattcttttttaaaatatgctATAACTACTTACTTATATTGTACATATGACAATATTCACGAAGGCAAACTTAGTCACTTAAGATCTAAACAG GTCAGCAACATAAATTTGTACAGATTAGGAAGACAAAAAATGTTAGGTGAAAGCATGATAGCGACAAAGTTCGAACCACACGATAATTGGTTACCTCCTTGTTACTATGTTCCAAAAGAACTTGAACAAGCATTAATCGAATCTGGCATACCTTCAGCACTTTGGAACCAAGCTGACTTACCAACATTACAAGCTGTAAATCCTACTGAAATAACTCAACTTGTTAAAGaaacagaacaaaaattgGGCATCATGAAGAGCGAACTTGACC TATCGCAGATTGTGTGGAGGCATTAA
- the LOC128884908 gene encoding endoribonuclease Dcr-1 isoform X3 — protein MAFPLNDQVYTNSFTPREYQVGLFYTAREKNIIVCLGKSYEQTFIVIKLIQEFAINNRRLLSKGGKRSLYILTDVEKYKVKASYIEQLTDLKVLLCDTCLPTEFVDKFETSHVLATTSKTCAQLLVGKKMLPHQINLVIVDECHKSVDDSNLRFVLKSFLSCNNVPRIIGLAVPLFNLMQEPGRLGLEIEKIEAIFQCEVETASDILSILRYSPKPKEYVVEYSENKKGELYSTIENYTLHAIEFLRDHRHDPIEIYTDEFYEDIQKIPDPTKKPFEMMQDFLYILQTLGPWCADRAALALLILTEKLKIKTPYERHYLLLNMVASVFTKIRALCDNTFEALPEKERIYKYTTPRVHRLLQVLKTYTPYYTKNVDIPRKKMNRENNVKNLSVNNKENSLRHNFVQTRRTEYNQRGNEENYRRLPKSQSHMREAADPDLLCGVIFVDKAFVAKVLFYLLNEISTYDEELHFLSPLYAIENDTDDGYSRALEMEHRKQEEVLKRFRIHECNLLISTSILEEGIDIPKCNFVMRYDFPKTYQSYVQCKSRARAMDALHVLLVPQTQSKEYVWQLAQYHYIEKTLLVKCSNNEPTEEEENEADMYAAMIPHYKPLDGDDAPSVTFNSAISLVNRYCAKLPSDTFTRLTPEWSTERVNVDNMPMYICSLRLPINSPVKYIVSSYPMPNRAMARRMAALQLCIDLHRKNEIDDNLLPIGKENFKAKPEDAEVPALPDESKLDFSEALPGTTKRRQYYYKKTAEALTDCRPKVGVPSYLYHINMVLSCPLPEEQNTRGRRIYLPEESAIGFGIITLKKIPKLCPFPIYTRSGEVRVKLKFSKKTVVLNEVQIEKIATFLNYTFTNVLRLQQYLMLFDPNASENSYMIVPVKLDEQSDVTVDWDFLEYIYKSRNSVPTRISEEVRRNFNFDASKYHDAVIMPWYRNQDQPQYFYVAEICTNINPKSSFPGDGYGTFEEYYLKKYGIQIQNVDQPLLDVDHTSARLNFLTPRYVNRKGVALPTSSEETKRAKRENLEEKQILVAELCAIHPFPASLWRQAVCLPCILYRINALLLANQIRCQVAQMINLGKGNLDSDFEWPTLDFGWSLADVLKKSKENEKSKSAKYEITQISPLNNAIDNKCQNIVENTTCNLDKSSTENLSEQKCDIQLENAVETESQVSNNENELEIGIWSNDMATNSMEFATDDLDVTVLPNDFNWNGVRYGSPACESDIDGYESDDIYSDGFADTSDESEDENRGLRISYMEENVAEAVEDEKQMSKQEINKKILDLLETEKNADDMLWSYTAMDEEFLIAKHKKFHYEFAKIRKCEIMENGSFISHNTEIAIKRKNLCNSQSEDSKLNYNHKAYIETIVNKLSKEILNANRSSQLIKKNSDKLRPTYQLDSNLFSFDFQPELKNHAGPSPSLILQALTMSNANDGINLERLETIGDSFLKYAITTYLYCTYDNIHEGKLSHLRSKQVSNINLYRLGRQKMLGESMIATKFEPHDNWLPPCYYVPKELEQALIESGIPSALWNQADLPTLQAVNPTEITQLVKETEQKLGIMKSELDPFPIKVSQIVWRH, from the exons ATGGCATTTCCACTAAACGATCAGGTTTATACAAACTCCTTTACACCTAGAGAGTACCAA GTAGGATTATTTTATACCGCTAGAGAGAAAAACATCATTGTGTGTCTAGGAAAAAGTTACGAACAAACGTTTATTGTTATAAAGTTAATCCAAGAATTTGCTATCAATAATAGGAG attatTAAGCAAAGGAGGCAAGCgatcattatatatattgacAGATGTAGAAAAGTATAAAGTAAAAGCAAGTTATATAGAACAATTAACGGATTTAAAAGTTCTATTATGTGATACCTGTTTACCAACAGAATTTGTagacaaatttgaaacttcTCAC gtaTTAGCTACAACTTCTAAAACATGTGCACAATTGTTAGTAGGAAAAAAGATGTTACCACATCAAATAAATCTAGTCATAGTTGACGAGTGCCATAAATCTGTAGATGATAGCAATCTAAGATTTGTTTTGAAATCCTTTTTATCTTGTAACAATGTTCCTAGAATTATTGGGTTGGCTGTTCCATTGTTTAACTTAATGCAAGAACCTGGAAGGTTAGGactagaaatagaaaaaatagaagCTATATTTCAATGTGAAGTTGAAACAGCTAGTGATATATTATCTATACTGCG ctaTAGCCCTAAACCTAAAGAATATGTAGTGgaatattctgaaaataaaaaaggagaATTGTATAGtactattgaaaattatacgtTACACGCTATTGAATTTTTACGTGATCATCGTCATGACCCAATCGAAATTTATACCGATGAGTTTTATGAAGACATACAGAAAATACCAGACCCCACAAAAAAACCCTTTGAGATGATGCaagattttttatatatactacAAACTCTCGGACCATGGTGTGCAGATCGTGCTGCACTTGCTCTTCTAATTTTaactgaaaaattgaaaataaaaacacctTATGAAAGACATTATCTATTATTGAACATGGTTGCATCTGTTTTTACGAAGATACGAGCTTTGTGCGATAATACATTTGAAGCTTTACCTGAAAAAGAgagaatatacaaatatactaCGCCAAGGGTTCACAGACTATTACAGGTTTTAAAAACGTATACACCATATTATACTAAAAATGTTGACATTCCtcgtaaaaaaatgaatcgtgaaaataatgttaaaaatttatctgtaaataataaagaaaattctttgaGACATAATTTTGTGCAAACTAGAAGAACAGAGTATAATCAGAGAGgtaatgaagaaaattatagGAGATTACCCAAATCTCAATCTCACATGCGCGAAGCTGCAGACCCTGATCTACTCTGTGGAGTGATCTTTGTGGATAAAGCATTTGTTGcaaaagttttgttttatttattaaatgaaatatctacATATGACGAAGAGTTACATTTCTTGTCACCTCTGTATGCGATTGAAAACGATACAGATGATGGTTATTCTAGAGCTTTAGAAATGGAGCATAGAAAACAAGAAGAAGTTTTGAAGAGATTTAGGATACACGaatgcaatttattaatttcaacttCAATTTTGGAAGAAG gCATTGATATtccaaaatgcaattttgtaATGAGGTATGATTTTCCAAAAACGTATCAATCTTATGTTCAGTGTAAGAGTCGAGCAAGAGCTATGGATGCGTTACATGTACTATTAGTGCCACAGACACAATCAAAGGAATATGTGTGGCAATTAGCACAGTATCATTACATAGAAAAG ACTTTATTAGTAAAGTGTTCTAATAACGAACCAactgaagaagaagaaaacgaggcAGATATGTACGCTGCTATGATACCACATTACAAACCACTTGACGGAGATGATGCACCTTCTGTAACTTTCAATTCTGCTATATCATTGGTAAACAG ATATTGTGCAAAATTACCTAGTGATACTTTTACAAGATTAACACCAGAGTGGTCTACCGAAAGGGTGAACGTAGACAACATGCCTATGTATATATGTTCTTTACGACTCCCTATAAATTCTCCGGTAAAATACATTGTATCg tCGTATCCTATGCCTAATAGAGCTATGGCAAGGCGTATGGCTGCTTTGCAGTTATGTATCGATTTACatcgaaaaaatgaaatagatgATAATTTGTTACCTATCGgaaaagaaaacttcaaagctAAACCAGAAGATGCTGAAGTACCTGCTCTACCAGATGAAAGTAAACTGGATTTCTCTGAAGCTCTGCCTGGAACAACTAAACGTagacaatattattataaaaag ACAGCTGAAGCATTAACGGATTGCAGACCAAAAGTTGGAGTTCCCTCTTACCTGTACCACATTAATATGGTCTTAAGCTGTCCTTTACCTGAGGAACAAAATACCAGAGGTCGGCGTATCTACCTTCCCGAAGAATCGGCTATTGGTTTCGGTAtaataacattgaaaaaaattcctaag TTGTGTCCTTTTCCTATTTACACCAGATCTGGAGAGGTtcgtgtaaaattaaaattcagtaaaaaaaCTGTAGTTTTAAACGAAGTGCAAATAGAGAAAATTGCCACTTTTCTCAATTATACGTTTACAAACGTATTAAGGTTACAACAGTATCTAATGCTTTTTGATCCTAATGCttcagaaaattcatacatgaTCGTACCAGTAAAATTAG atgAGCAATCTGATGTTACTGTAGATTGGGATTTCTTAGAGTATATCTACAAAAGTCGAAATTCAGTGCCAACTAGGATTTCTGAAGAGGTCAGGCGGAACTTTAATTTTGATGCATCAAAATATCATGATGCAGTAATTATGCCTTGGTACAGAAATCAGGATCAACCTCAg TATTTCTATGTTgctgaaatttgtacaaatataaatccCAAGTCCTCTTTCCCTGGTGATGGTTATGGTACATTTGAAGAATATTATCTTAAAAAGTATGgtatacaaatacaaaatgtagATCAACCTTTGCTCGATGTGGACCATACATCAGCTAgattaaatttcttaacaCCTAG ATATGTTAATCGAAAAGGCGTTGCTTTGCCTACAAGTAGTGAAGAAACAAAACGTGCAAAACGAGAAAATTTAGAGGAGAAGCAAATACTTGTTGCTGAATTATGTGCAATTCATCCTTTCCCAGCTTCCTTATGGAGACAAGCAGTTTGTTTACCTTGTATTTTGTATAGAATCAATGCCTTATTACTTGCTAATCAAATACGATGTCAAGTCGcacaaatgataaatttagGAAAAGGAAATTTAGATTCCG ATTTTGAATGGCCGACGTTAGACTTCGGATGGAGTTTAGcagacgttttaaaaaaatccaaagaaaatgaaaaatctaagTCTGCTAAATATGAAATAACCCAAATAAGTCCTTTAAATAATGCGATTGACAATAAATGTCAAAATATAGTTGAGAATACAACATGTAATTTGGATAAATCTAGCACTGAAAACTTAAGCGAACAAAAATGTGACATTCAGTTAGAGAATGCAGTAGAAACTGAATCACAAGTAtcaaacaatgaaaatgaattagaAATTGGTATTTGGTCAAACGATATGGCGACGAATTCTATGGAGTTTGCCACAGACGATTTAGATGTAACTGTTTTGCCAAACGATTTTAACTGGAATGGTGTCCGATACGGTTCGCCTGCGTGTGAGTCAGATATCGATGGATACGAATCGGATGATATTTACAGTGATGGATTTGCCGATACTTCGGATGAAAGTGAAGATGAAAATAGAGGGCTGCGAATTTCTTATATGGAAGAAAATGTTGCGGAAGCTGTTGAAGATGAAaagcaaatgtctaaacaagaaattaataaaaaaatcttggATCTATTAGAAACTGAAAAAAATGCAGATGACATGTTATGGTCGTATACAGCAATggatgaagaatttttaattgcaaaacataaaaaatttcattacgaaTTTGCTAAAATAAGGAAATGcgaaataatggaaaatggaTCTTTTATATCTCACAATACTGAGattgcaattaaaagaaagaatttgtGCAATTCACAATCTGAAGACAGTAAGCTGAATTATAATCATAAAGCTTATATAGAAACAATTGTTAACAAATTGAgtaaggaaatattaaatgctAATCGTAGCtcacaattaataaaaaagaattctgaCAAATTGAGACCGACATATCAGCTGGACAGCAATCTCTTTAGTTTTGATTTTCAAccagaattaaaaaatcatgcAGGACCAAGTCCCAGTTTAATTTTGCAAGCTTTAACTATGTCTAATGCAAACGATGGTATTAATTTAGAACGGTTAGAAACTATTggagattcttttttaaaatatgctATAACTACTTACTTATATTGTACATATGACAATATTCACGAAGGCAAACTTAGTCACTTAAGATCTAAACAG GTCAGCAACATAAATTTGTACAGATTAGGAAGACAAAAAATGTTAGGTGAAAGCATGATAGCGACAAAGTTCGAACCACACGATAATTGGTTACCTCCTTGTTACTATGTTCCAAAAGAACTTGAACAAGCATTAATCGAATCTGGCATACCTTCAGCACTTTGGAACCAAGCTGACTTACCAACATTACAAGCTGTAAATCCTACTGAAATAACTCAACTTGTTAAAGaaacagaacaaaaattgGGCATCATGAAGAGCGAACTTGACC CATTCCCGATAAAAGTATCGCAGATTGTGTGGAGGCATTAA